In a genomic window of Bacteroidota bacterium:
- a CDS encoding carboxypeptidase regulatory-like domain-containing protein: protein MKGLISLMSLLLCISLSAFAQSKWKLEIDAQVTKKGKALEGAVVSLMKNGEQVEQMRTGTNGKFSFKLEADGDYKIVASKPGHVSKYIEINTNGVPGDESKDGDFAYSGFQIELFEQIKDLDVTVLDKPAAKIAFDANKVQFDYDKAYTKSIQKEIEQLEKDLVVKQKEQEDQKRLESVAAANAAAEAKAAEAAKAKAEAEAQRKAAEEAKAKAAAEAKAKAEAEAKAKAEAEALTKAEAEAKKKAEAEAKAKAEAEAAAKAKADAEAKLEAEKKAKEEADAKAKAQAEEEAKAKAEAAAKLAAEKKAKEEADAKAKAEAEAAAKSKAEAEAKLAADKKAKAEADAKAKAEAEAAAKAKAEAEAKMAADKKAKDEADAKAKADAEAAAKAKSEAEAKLAAEKKAKEAAEAKAKADAEAKAKSEAEAKIKAEADAKKRAEAEAAARLKMEADAKAKAEAEAKSKMEAEAKVKAEAELAAKAKAKAEAEAKIKAEAEAKAKAEADAKEKADAEARAKAKAEADAKALAEQKAKEEALAKVKAEADAKAKADADARAKADAEAKRKADEIAKAKADALEKSKAEAAAREKSLTEAREKLRTGAVMTDKEKKEIYLSDLAQKYPQGKTTLYEEGTNFKVLRIIMVDGVAANEYKKITYNWGGVFYKKNDLDITEGSFKKEAKE, encoded by the coding sequence ATGAAGGGATTAATTAGTTTAATGAGTTTATTGCTTTGCATCAGTTTATCTGCTTTTGCTCAAAGTAAATGGAAGCTTGAAATTGATGCCCAAGTAACTAAGAAGGGAAAAGCTCTTGAAGGAGCTGTTGTTAGTTTAATGAAAAATGGGGAGCAGGTTGAACAAATGAGGACAGGTACCAACGGAAAATTCTCGTTTAAATTAGAAGCTGATGGTGATTATAAAATTGTTGCTTCTAAACCTGGGCATGTTTCTAAATATATAGAAATTAATACAAATGGTGTTCCTGGGGATGAAAGCAAGGATGGAGATTTTGCTTATAGCGGATTCCAAATTGAATTGTTTGAACAGATCAAAGATTTAGATGTTACTGTATTAGATAAACCGGCAGCCAAAATTGCCTTTGATGCAAATAAGGTTCAATTTGATTACGATAAGGCTTATACTAAGAGTATACAAAAGGAAATAGAGCAGTTAGAAAAGGATTTAGTTGTTAAGCAAAAAGAACAAGAAGATCAAAAACGATTAGAATCGGTTGCTGCAGCTAATGCAGCTGCAGAAGCGAAAGCAGCTGAGGCTGCAAAAGCAAAGGCCGAAGCAGAGGCACAGCGTAAAGCAGCCGAAGAGGCAAAAGCAAAAGCTGCAGCTGAAGCAAAAGCAAAAGCAGAAGCAGAGGCAAAAGCAAAAGCAGAGGCAGAAGCATTGACAAAAGCAGAAGCAGAAGCAAAGAAAAAAGCGGAGGCAGAAGCAAAAGCAAAAGCAGAGGCTGAAGCAGCAGCAAAAGCAAAAGCAGATGCTGAAGCCAAATTAGAGGCCGAGAAAAAAGCTAAGGAAGAAGCGGATGCCAAAGCCAAAGCCCAAGCAGAGGAAGAAGCTAAAGCTAAGGCAGAAGCAGCAGCTAAACTAGCAGCAGAGAAGAAGGCAAAAGAGGAAGCTGATGCAAAGGCAAAAGCAGAAGCAGAAGCCGCTGCAAAATCAAAAGCCGAGGCAGAAGCAAAATTAGCCGCTGATAAAAAAGCAAAGGCAGAGGCTGATGCAAAAGCAAAAGCGGAAGCAGAGGCTGCAGCAAAGGCAAAAGCGGAAGCAGAAGCAAAAATGGCTGCGGATAAAAAAGCCAAAGATGAAGCCGATGCCAAAGCAAAGGCAGATGCAGAAGCAGCTGCCAAAGCCAAATCAGAAGCTGAAGCAAAATTAGCAGCTGAGAAAAAAGCGAAAGAAGCAGCTGAGGCAAAAGCCAAAGCAGATGCTGAAGCCAAAGCTAAATCTGAAGCAGAAGCTAAAATAAAAGCTGAAGCAGATGCTAAAAAGCGCGCAGAAGCTGAAGCTGCAGCACGTTTAAAAATGGAAGCCGATGCAAAAGCTAAAGCAGAAGCAGAAGCAAAATCCAAAATGGAAGCCGAAGCCAAAGTTAAAGCCGAAGCCGAACTTGCAGCAAAAGCAAAGGCAAAAGCAGAAGCTGAAGCCAAAATAAAGGCAGAAGCTGAGGCAAAAGCAAAGGCAGAAGCTGATGCTAAAGAAAAAGCAGACGCAGAAGCCAGAGCAAAGGCAAAAGCTGAAGCAGATGCAAAAGCTTTAGCTGAACAAAAAGCGAAAGAAGAGGCCCTAGCAAAAGTTAAAGCAGAAGCCGATGCAAAGGCAAAAGCTGATGCCGATGCACGTGCAAAAGCAGATGCAGAAGCAAAAAGAAAAGCTGATGAAATTGCCAAAGCCAAAGCAGATGCTCTCGAAAAAAGCAAAGCCGAAGCCGCAGCGCGCGAAAAATCACTTACTGAAGCCCGCGAAAAACTTCGTACTGGTGCTGTAATGACCGATAAAGAGAAAAAAGAAATTTACTTATCAGACTTAGCTCAAAAATATCCACAAGGGAAAACTACTCTTTATGAAGAGGGCACCAACTTTAAAGTTCTACGTATTATTATGGTTGATGGTGTAGCTGCAAATGAGTATAAGAAAATTACTTACAATTGGGGTGGAGTGTTTTACAAGAAGAACGATTTAGATATTACTGAAGGTTCATTTAAAAAAGAAGCTAAAGAATAA
- a CDS encoding FAD-binding oxidoreductase codes for MQLSYWEKSTYFTSTDILIIGSGIVGLFAALEIKKSNSKLKVLIIERGSLPTGASTKNAGFACFGSPGELLDDIANSTEKEVINLVTKRIKGLTKLRKTLGDKTIDYKGYGGFEVFDNESDFEKCAQQLSYLNNLIKENTGIHQTYTIADANIKTMGFKEVKHLIHNLYEGQINTGSMMKALVLKAQKAGVTIINGINIKSLHPHASTVVLDDNTELKATKILVCTNGFAQQLLPELSVHPARAQVLITKPINGLKIKGSFHYDKGYYYFRNIDDRLLLGGGRNLDFKGEETIEMATTATIQASLEKLLKEKILPNTKFEIEQRWSGIMGLGKEKSPIIKQVNSQVFCAVRLGGMGVALGSLVGEEAARMLV; via the coding sequence GTGCAATTAAGTTACTGGGAAAAAAGCACCTATTTTACTAGCACCGATATACTCATTATAGGCAGCGGGATTGTGGGTTTATTTGCTGCTTTGGAAATAAAAAAATCAAATTCGAAATTAAAAGTTTTGATAATTGAACGAGGTTCCTTACCAACTGGAGCTAGCACAAAAAATGCCGGTTTTGCCTGCTTTGGGAGTCCGGGTGAATTACTTGACGACATTGCCAATAGCACCGAAAAAGAAGTAATAAATCTGGTAACAAAACGAATCAAAGGCCTTACTAAACTGCGAAAAACATTAGGTGATAAGACGATTGATTATAAAGGTTATGGAGGATTTGAAGTATTCGATAATGAATCTGATTTTGAGAAATGCGCCCAGCAACTTTCTTACTTAAACAACCTGATAAAAGAAAATACAGGAATTCACCAAACATATACCATTGCCGACGCTAACATTAAAACAATGGGCTTTAAAGAAGTGAAGCATTTGATACATAATTTATACGAAGGTCAAATAAACACCGGAAGCATGATGAAGGCTTTGGTTTTGAAGGCACAAAAAGCCGGAGTTACCATTATAAATGGAATAAACATAAAATCGCTGCACCCACATGCGTCAACTGTGGTATTGGATGACAACACCGAACTGAAAGCAACTAAAATACTCGTTTGTACAAATGGCTTTGCTCAACAACTTTTACCCGAATTGAGTGTGCATCCAGCACGTGCACAAGTACTTATTACAAAACCTATAAATGGATTAAAAATAAAAGGCTCATTTCATTATGATAAGGGCTATTACTATTTTAGAAATATCGATGACCGGTTACTATTGGGAGGAGGTAGAAACTTGGATTTCAAAGGGGAAGAAACTATTGAGATGGCCACTACGGCTACAATTCAAGCGAGCCTCGAAAAATTGCTGAAAGAAAAAATTCTTCCAAACACTAAATTTGAAATAGAACAACGCTGGAGTGGAATAATGGGTTTAGGAAAAGAAAAATCACCCATTATTAAGCAAGTAAATTCGCAGGTTTTTTGCGCAGTTCGCTTAGGAGGAATGGGCGTTGCTTTGGGAAGTTTGGTAGGTGAAGAAGCCGCAAGAATGTTAGTGTAA
- a CDS encoding DUF922 domain-containing protein codes for MRTLFCLVGILLLSSFKKDKAPVREWTRYNIDYEDFRASADKKSNFDAVTECGIKYEMYIEEDSAYIRIVAVLNRHKSWIKDKSPEVLNHEQGHFNICERSVRMFRKRIYTYEEQLTPKNIESVMNQLLDEATESNRLNQNMYENSVDDERIQQYWDRLIVEDIDKLEAFSGSLIVIGLKDQQLTSLK; via the coding sequence ATGAGAACACTTTTCTGTTTAGTAGGTATCTTACTTCTTAGCAGCTTTAAAAAAGACAAAGCTCCGGTACGCGAATGGACCAGATACAATATAGATTATGAAGACTTTAGAGCTTCTGCCGATAAAAAAAGCAATTTTGATGCAGTAACCGAATGTGGTATTAAATACGAAATGTACATTGAGGAAGATAGTGCTTACATACGAATTGTAGCTGTATTAAATCGTCACAAATCATGGATAAAAGATAAATCGCCGGAAGTATTGAACCACGAACAAGGTCATTTTAATATTTGTGAAAGAAGTGTGCGAATGTTTCGTAAACGAATTTATACTTACGAAGAACAATTAACACCAAAAAACATAGAAAGTGTAATGAACCAATTGCTTGATGAAGCCACTGAATCGAATCGCTTGAATCAAAACATGTATGAAAATTCAGTTGATGATGAACGAATACAACAGTATTGGGATAGATTGATTGTTGAAGACATTGATAAATTAGAAGCTTTCTCGGGTAGTTTAATTGTTATTGGTTTGAAAGACCAACAATTAACAAGTCTAAAATAA
- a CDS encoding 30S ribosomal protein S16 encodes MPAKIRLQRHGKKGKAYFHIVIADGRAPRDGKFIENIGTYNPTTNPATINLDTEKALQWLQNGAQPTDTCKAILSYKGVMYKNHLQKGVNKGALTQELADAKFDKWLAEKESKISGKANSVQASKQDEMKKRLAAESAVKEAKAKAILAKNTPPPAEEEAAAPVATDETPASEA; translated from the coding sequence ATGCCAGCAAAAATTAGATTACAACGACATGGTAAGAAAGGCAAAGCCTACTTCCACATTGTAATTGCGGATGGTCGTGCACCTCGAGACGGAAAGTTTATAGAGAACATTGGCACCTACAACCCAACTACAAATCCAGCAACAATTAATTTAGATACTGAAAAAGCACTTCAGTGGTTGCAAAATGGTGCTCAACCAACAGATACTTGTAAAGCAATATTGAGTTACAAGGGAGTAATGTATAAAAACCACTTGCAAAAAGGGGTAAACAAAGGTGCATTAACTCAAGAATTAGCAGATGCTAAATTTGATAAGTGGTTAGCCGAAAAAGAATCAAAAATTAGCGGAAAGGCCAACAGCGTTCAAGCTAGTAAGCAAGACGAAATGAAGAAGCGATTAGCAGCTGAATCAGCAGTTAAAGAAGCGAAAGCAAAAGCAATTCTTGCCAAAAATACACCACCACCTGCTGAAGAGGAAGCAGCAGCACCGGTTGCTACTGACGAAACACCAGCAAGTGAAGCATAA
- a CDS encoding T9SS type A sorting domain-containing protein has translation MYTKRLLAVFGCISFVCVLALVGAQRTDQKLNFHTANELSVLKKLLTGTIGPGDYFNTHAHCKSCHGYDSLLVANIAPNGEDINVVNDWQTSMMALSAKDPFWRAKVSHEILVNPGHTLELQDNCTSCHAPMGNYTSKYKGSASHYTIATLQHDSLGLDGVSCVGCHAIADSARLGSVFSGILPYDTTRNIYGPYTFPMVGPMLVNSGFTPRYSAHIKLAKACSPCHTLINKTVDLNGNFTGTTFVEQATYQEWINSNYSTNGMTCQKCHMPEITGGVIIANDNPSIPYRSPFSQHIFAGGNNFMLQLMKQNKVQLGIGAADRMFDSTLMATNRLLQKNTLDIQLITDSLTSDTAYFKVHLLNKAGHKFPSGYPSRRAVVEFTVMDPSNDTLFASGKFNPDYTVHGENTAFETHHEVISQSQQSQIYELVMGDVNQQPTTVLERAAFLLKDNRLPPQGFTSNHLSYDTAKISQDAIADENFNKINQVEGSGSDVIFYRVPVSGISGSIKVFAKIWYQSVPPKWLNEMFAYTSAEIDSFKQQYQASNKIPVLIAADSILQITLRNSSDLKKEASIKVWPSISNGSVFIQLNAADELKEIYLYSSDGKLEKILKIDSSTNYLQVVLPSSSGVYFLNIRTRKMSLVKKVYRE, from the coding sequence ATGTATACGAAACGTTTACTTGCTGTATTTGGTTGTATTAGCTTTGTTTGTGTACTTGCCCTTGTTGGTGCACAGCGTACTGATCAAAAATTAAATTTTCATACTGCAAATGAACTTAGTGTATTAAAAAAACTTCTAACAGGTACAATTGGACCCGGCGATTATTTTAACACTCATGCCCATTGCAAAAGTTGCCATGGATATGATAGTTTGCTTGTTGCCAATATTGCTCCTAATGGAGAAGATATTAATGTAGTTAACGATTGGCAAACAAGCATGATGGCACTCTCGGCCAAAGACCCCTTTTGGAGGGCAAAAGTAAGTCACGAAATTTTAGTAAACCCAGGCCACACACTCGAGTTGCAAGATAACTGTACCTCTTGCCATGCTCCAATGGGTAATTATACGTCAAAATATAAGGGAAGCGCATCTCACTATACGATTGCTACCTTACAACACGATTCACTAGGTTTAGATGGCGTTTCTTGCGTAGGTTGCCATGCAATTGCAGACAGTGCTCGTTTGGGTTCTGTTTTTTCTGGTATCCTACCATATGATACCACTCGCAACATTTACGGGCCTTATACTTTCCCGATGGTAGGCCCTATGCTGGTAAACAGCGGTTTTACACCTAGGTATAGTGCTCATATTAAATTAGCTAAAGCCTGTTCGCCATGTCATACGCTTATCAATAAAACAGTTGACTTAAATGGAAACTTCACCGGTACTACCTTTGTGGAACAAGCTACTTATCAGGAATGGATAAATTCGAATTATTCAACTAATGGTATGACTTGTCAGAAATGTCATATGCCTGAAATTACAGGGGGAGTAATTATTGCTAACGACAATCCTTCTATCCCCTATCGAAGTCCATTTAGTCAACACATTTTTGCAGGTGGCAATAACTTTATGCTTCAATTGATGAAACAAAACAAAGTTCAATTGGGCATTGGTGCCGCTGACCGCATGTTTGATTCTACCTTAATGGCAACCAATCGCTTATTACAAAAAAACACACTCGATATCCAGCTAATAACTGATAGTCTAACTAGCGATACGGCCTATTTTAAAGTGCATTTATTAAATAAAGCCGGGCATAAGTTCCCTTCAGGTTATCCATCACGCAGAGCAGTTGTTGAATTCACAGTTATGGATCCTAGCAATGATACCTTGTTTGCGTCAGGAAAATTCAACCCTGATTATACTGTGCACGGCGAAAATACTGCCTTTGAAACACATCATGAAGTTATTTCTCAAAGTCAGCAATCTCAAATTTATGAGCTGGTGATGGGTGATGTTAATCAACAACCTACCACAGTTCTTGAGCGTGCAGCTTTTTTATTAAAGGATAACCGACTTCCTCCGCAAGGATTTACCAGTAACCATTTAAGTTACGACACTGCTAAAATTTCGCAAGATGCAATTGCAGATGAAAACTTTAATAAAATTAACCAAGTCGAAGGCAGTGGTTCCGACGTTATTTTTTACAGGGTGCCAGTTAGCGGAATTAGCGGTAGCATTAAAGTATTTGCAAAAATTTGGTATCAATCCGTTCCTCCAAAATGGTTAAATGAAATGTTTGCATATACCAGTGCTGAAATTGATTCATTTAAACAACAATATCAAGCCAGTAATAAAATCCCAGTATTGATAGCAGCGGACAGTATACTTCAAATTACACTTCGCAATTCAAGCGATTTGAAAAAAGAAGCAAGCATCAAAGTATGGCCAAGCATTAGCAATGGTAGTGTATTTATTCAGCTAAATGCAGCAGACGAATTAAAAGAAATTTACCTTTATAGCAGTGATGGCAAACTTGAAAAAATTCTAAAAATAGACAGTTCTACAAACTATCTTCAAGTAGTATTACCAAGTTCCAGTGGAGTTTACTTCTTAAACATAAGAACCAGAAAAATGAGCTTGGTTAAAAAAGTTTATCGAGAGTAA
- a CDS encoding peptide MFS transporter: protein MHETQSLEQIQSFTGKYPKQLWYLFFSEMWERFCFYGMRGMLTVFMVSQLMMKDDVANLQYGATQAFVYAFTFIGGLFADKILGFRKSLFWGGILMITGSCILAFDPHQYFFLGLSFSIIGTGFFKPNISTMVGTLYKTNDSRRDAGFSLFYSGINVGALLGGYACITIAKSYSWNLAFGLAAIVMTISLLTFVFTQRSLGPIGLSPLKVDANGNTKKWYEYLVYLGSLLLIPIIMVMVAKTEYTDYFMYTIGPCTLIYIFYEMTKFSKAEQKKLLAALVFIIFSILFWAFFEQSGGSLSLFAAGNLTDTVLGVKLDPNGVNNAANSLFVIIFAPLLGLLWVWMSAKKAEPNTVVKFGLGFLFLALAFYVFYSTRFFANEQGVTSLDIFTLAYFIITFGELCLSPIGLSIMTKLSPKPLQGVMMGMWFLASAYGQYVAGILGAGMSLASENASLTEKLIAYTDGYKQLAIYALVAGVVMIAISPLVKKLMQEVK, encoded by the coding sequence ATGCACGAAACACAGAGTCTAGAACAAATACAATCCTTTACAGGTAAGTACCCAAAACAATTGTGGTATTTATTTTTTAGTGAAATGTGGGAGCGTTTTTGCTTTTACGGAATGCGCGGAATGCTCACCGTATTTATGGTAAGCCAACTAATGATGAAAGACGATGTTGCCAATTTGCAATATGGAGCAACACAGGCTTTTGTTTATGCATTTACTTTTATTGGAGGTTTGTTTGCCGATAAAATTCTAGGATTTCGCAAGTCGCTTTTTTGGGGAGGTATTTTGATGATTACCGGTAGTTGTATTTTGGCTTTTGATCCACATCAGTATTTCTTTTTAGGATTGAGTTTTTCCATTATTGGAACCGGTTTTTTTAAACCCAATATTTCAACCATGGTGGGAACCTTGTACAAAACGAATGATAGTAGACGCGATGCAGGTTTTTCACTTTTTTATTCAGGTATCAATGTGGGTGCGCTTTTGGGAGGTTATGCCTGTATCACTATTGCAAAAAGTTATTCATGGAATTTAGCTTTTGGATTAGCTGCAATTGTAATGACAATTAGCTTACTCACTTTTGTTTTTACTCAACGTAGCTTAGGCCCAATAGGACTTTCACCACTTAAAGTAGATGCAAACGGCAATACAAAAAAATGGTACGAGTACTTGGTATACCTTGGTTCATTGCTGCTGATTCCTATTATAATGGTAATGGTTGCAAAAACCGAATACACCGATTATTTTATGTACACCATTGGTCCATGTACCTTGATTTATATTTTTTATGAGATGACCAAGTTTTCAAAAGCTGAACAAAAAAAATTACTGGCAGCTTTGGTTTTCATAATTTTTTCCATTTTGTTTTGGGCATTTTTTGAACAAAGCGGTGGCTCGTTAAGTTTGTTTGCAGCCGGAAATTTAACCGATACTGTTTTAGGAGTAAAGCTCGATCCGAATGGTGTAAATAATGCAGCCAACAGTTTGTTTGTAATTATTTTTGCGCCATTACTTGGATTGCTTTGGGTATGGATGAGTGCGAAAAAAGCCGAACCGAATACAGTTGTAAAATTCGGCTTAGGGTTTTTGTTTTTAGCATTAGCTTTTTATGTGTTTTATAGCACTCGTTTTTTTGCCAACGAGCAAGGTGTAACATCACTTGATATTTTTACACTCGCGTATTTTATTATCACTTTTGGTGAACTTTGTTTATCTCCAATAGGATTGTCAATTATGACCAAATTGTCGCCCAAACCATTACAAGGAGTAATGATGGGAATGTGGTTTTTAGCTAGTGCTTACGGTCAATATGTTGCCGGTATACTAGGGGCTGGAATGAGCCTTGCTAGCGAAAATGCAAGCCTTACTGAAAAACTTATAGCTTATACCGATGGCTACAAACAATTGGCTATTTATGCGTTGGTAGCAGGTGTTGTGATGATTGCTATTTCCCCGCTGGTGAAAAAACTAATGCAAGAAGTAAAGTAA
- a CDS encoding peptide MFS transporter: MNQTNQTGHPKGLYLLFFTEMWERFSYYGMRAIFILFMTKALFMDSATSSNIFGSFTGLVYLTPLLGGYIADKYWGNRKSIFIGGIMMAVGQFLLFMSGNAVTDGVQNASSISIMWAGLTFLIIGNGFFKPNISTMVGQLYPKGDHRIDGAFTIFYMGINLGAFFSPLVCGSLGDTGNIHDFKWGFLAACIGMIISVISFEVLKNKLLKTPDGEAVGMPKAKMDIKTTAIIVGTIGLIFFLLNFKTMFKVDFDIIAYLIYASIIVMPLIIYSDKSLVSDEKQRISVIFILAFFVIFFWACFEQAGASLTLFADAQTNRHIGSWEMPASWFQSINPLAIIILAPMMSGFWNFLHGRNMEPSSPMKMAFGLALVALGYVVIAYGVHGVDSQTKISMWWLVALYIIHTIGELSLSPIGLSMVSKLAPLRFSSLLMGTWFLANAVANKFAGTLSALIPPGAGESPADVAAAIPTFLGIEINNLFTFFCVFIGLSGVAALLLFGMYKWLEKRMHGVK; encoded by the coding sequence ATGAACCAAACAAACCAAACTGGACATCCCAAGGGATTGTATTTATTGTTTTTTACTGAAATGTGGGAACGTTTCAGTTACTACGGCATGCGAGCTATTTTTATTTTATTTATGACAAAGGCGCTGTTTATGGACAGTGCAACCTCATCGAATATATTTGGAAGTTTTACAGGATTGGTTTATTTAACTCCTTTGCTAGGTGGATACATTGCTGATAAATACTGGGGAAATCGCAAAAGTATTTTCATTGGAGGTATCATGATGGCAGTTGGTCAATTTTTATTATTCATGAGTGGTAATGCGGTAACCGATGGTGTTCAAAATGCTTCTTCTATCTCAATAATGTGGGCAGGTTTAACTTTTTTAATTATTGGAAACGGTTTCTTTAAACCAAATATTTCGACCATGGTTGGACAGCTTTATCCAAAAGGCGATCACCGTATTGATGGTGCATTTACAATATTTTATATGGGTATCAATTTAGGTGCTTTCTTTTCGCCTTTGGTTTGTGGAAGCTTAGGTGATACCGGTAATATTCACGATTTTAAATGGGGCTTTTTAGCTGCGTGTATTGGAATGATCATCAGTGTTATTTCATTTGAAGTGCTAAAAAATAAATTGCTCAAAACTCCTGATGGCGAAGCAGTAGGAATGCCAAAGGCGAAAATGGACATTAAAACTACTGCAATTATTGTAGGAACAATTGGTTTAATATTTTTCCTACTGAATTTCAAAACCATGTTTAAAGTTGATTTTGATATTATTGCTTACTTAATTTATGCGTCCATCATTGTTATGCCACTCATAATATACAGCGATAAATCTTTAGTGAGTGATGAAAAACAACGCATTTCTGTGATATTTATTTTAGCCTTTTTTGTTATTTTCTTTTGGGCATGTTTCGAACAGGCGGGTGCTTCCTTAACATTGTTTGCCGATGCTCAAACTAATCGTCACATTGGTTCCTGGGAAATGCCGGCTTCTTGGTTTCAATCCATCAATCCATTGGCGATCATAATTCTTGCTCCAATGATGAGTGGTTTTTGGAATTTCTTACACGGCAGAAATATGGAGCCTTCTTCTCCAATGAAAATGGCATTTGGTTTAGCTTTAGTAGCCTTAGGCTATGTTGTTATTGCATACGGTGTGCACGGTGTTGATTCGCAAACCAAAATTAGTATGTGGTGGTTAGTTGCCTTGTATATTATACATACCATTGGCGAATTAAGCCTATCTCCAATTGGTTTAAGTATGGTTAGCAAATTGGCTCCTTTGCGATTTTCTTCATTACTAATGGGTACTTGGTTTTTAGCGAATGCCGTTGCCAATAAATTTGCGGGTACTTTATCGGCCTTGATTCCTCCTGGTGCCGGCGAAAGTCCGGCTGATGTGGCTGCTGCAATACCAACTTTTTTAGGAATTGAAATTAATAATCTCTTTACATTCTTCTGCGTATTTATTGGCTTGAGTGGTGTGGCTGCCTTATTGCTCTTTGGCATGTATAAATGGTTAGAAAAAAGAATGCACGGTGTAAAATAG
- a CDS encoding SBBP repeat-containing protein translates to MKKIVHTLACIAALLISQSSIADPYYNWAKRLGDAGANVDVGKAIYSDQNGNVYLTGYFKGAVDFDPSNGVSLLTSGGTAENIFFAKYTANGKLSWAKQIGDANKSAGLAIQTDDTGNVYLLSNFELSLSIDYDPGTGTSNMTGQGFKTIVLSKYTSNGDYVWAKSINGNADNYAHSMRLDEAGNIFIAGRFDGITDFDPSAAAATLTSIGAYNGFFAKYTNQGNYMWANQLSGVISGEIDVNDLTLDNLGNLYLSGNYKTSCDFDPSPATTIRSNDGNSDFYVGKYTENGVLLWAIALDGTNDDYARSIAVDANYNVYVAGTFMDSLDTDPSGIDHFVVSSAPGNQDYFVAQYNSLGGMNWAFGVGNGQVATCNSLKIDGNNTVYLTGSFSGTMDFDPSVNTATQSAIAGYDIYLAVYDSYGEYVWAKNIEGIRTMKV, encoded by the coding sequence ATGAAAAAAATAGTACACACTTTAGCATGTATTGCGGCGCTCTTGATAAGCCAATCAAGTATAGCTGATCCTTACTATAATTGGGCAAAACGACTGGGTGATGCAGGAGCAAATGTGGATGTTGGCAAAGCCATTTACAGTGATCAGAATGGCAATGTATACCTCACCGGATATTTTAAAGGTGCAGTTGATTTTGATCCTAGCAATGGTGTAAGTTTGCTTACTTCAGGAGGTACTGCTGAGAATATTTTCTTTGCTAAATATACCGCTAACGGAAAATTAAGCTGGGCCAAACAAATTGGCGATGCGAATAAAAGTGCTGGTTTAGCAATTCAAACCGACGACACAGGGAATGTGTATTTGCTTTCAAATTTTGAATTAAGTTTAAGTATAGACTATGACCCAGGTACAGGAACTTCCAACATGACCGGTCAGGGCTTCAAAACTATTGTGTTGTCGAAATACACATCGAATGGTGATTATGTTTGGGCAAAATCTATCAATGGCAACGCCGATAATTATGCACATAGCATGCGTTTGGATGAGGCAGGAAATATTTTTATTGCCGGTAGATTTGATGGAATTACTGACTTTGACCCAAGTGCAGCAGCTGCGACTTTAACATCAATTGGTGCCTATAATGGATTTTTTGCGAAATACACCAATCAAGGAAATTATATGTGGGCTAATCAACTATCAGGTGTGATAAGTGGAGAAATTGATGTGAATGATTTAACATTGGACAACCTCGGTAATTTATACCTCAGCGGTAATTACAAAACCAGTTGTGATTTTGATCCAAGTCCTGCAACCACTATTCGGAGCAATGATGGTAATTCTGATTTTTATGTTGGAAAATATACTGAAAACGGTGTTCTTTTATGGGCAATTGCGCTGGATGGAACGAACGATGATTATGCTCGTTCAATAGCCGTGGATGCCAATTACAATGTATATGTTGCCGGAACATTTATGGATAGTTTAGATACTGATCCTTCAGGTATTGATCATTTTGTAGTTTCTTCAGCGCCCGGAAATCAAGATTATTTTGTTGCTCAATACAATTCGTTGGGCGGCATGAATTGGGCATTTGGTGTAGGAAACGGACAAGTTGCTACTTGTAACTCGCTTAAAATTGATGGCAATAATACTGTGTATTTAACAGGTAGTTTTTCGGGAACTATGGATTTTGACCCAAGTGTGAATACTGCCACTCAATCGGCTATTGCCGGATACGATATTTATTTAGCTGTGTACGACTCCTATGGAGAATATGTATGGGCTAAAAATATTGAGGGAATTCGAACGATGAAGGTCTAG